The Beijerinckiaceae bacterium RH AL1 genome has a segment encoding these proteins:
- the nqo_1 gene encoding NADH-quinone oxidoreductase chain 3 (ID:RHAL1_01688;~source:Prodigal:2.6), with protein sequence MTKLLVDGIEVDVPDTYTLLQACEAAGAEIPRFCFHERLSIAGNCRMCLVEVKGGPPKPQASCAVGVRDLRPGKDGALPEVLTKSPMTKKAREGVMEFLLINHPLDCPICDQGGECDLQDQAMAYGVDSSRFAENKRAVEDKYIGVMVRTSMNRCIHCTRCVRFTAEVAGTGDMGAIGRGEDMEITTYLESAMGSELQGNVADLCPVGALLPKPYAFKARPWELTKTQSIDVMDALGSNIRIDTRGREVMRILPVVNDAVNEEWISDKTRQVVDGLKSRRLDKPLVRKAGKLTPVSWAEAFAVVAEKVKAAAPQKIGALAGDLCAVEDMFALQQLMKLLGSPNLDCRQDGAKLDPSAGRASYLFNATVAGIEDADAILIVGSNPRRESPVLNARIRKRWLKGGFPVGVIGEQADLTYPYSYLGAGPETLADLPAAFAEALGKAARPLILVGQGALARADGAAVLAAAARHGVVSVLHTAAARVGGLDLGFVPGEGGLDAAAMAAGGALDVLFNLGADELAIAPGAFTIYIGTHGDRGAARADVVLPAACYTEKSGTYVNTEGRVQLADRANFPPGEAREDWAILRALSAVIGKPLPFDSLAALRAKLYAAHPHMARIDQIAEGPAFAAPAAGGSMSREPFVSPIADFYLTNPIARASKVMHEASALAQGVMRQAAE encoded by the coding sequence ATGACCAAGCTCCTCGTCGACGGCATCGAGGTCGACGTCCCCGACACCTACACGCTGCTGCAGGCCTGCGAGGCGGCCGGCGCGGAGATCCCGCGCTTCTGCTTCCATGAGCGGCTGTCGATCGCCGGCAACTGCCGCATGTGCCTCGTCGAGGTGAAGGGCGGGCCGCCGAAGCCGCAGGCCTCGTGCGCCGTCGGCGTGCGCGACCTGCGCCCCGGCAAGGACGGGGCGCTCCCCGAGGTCCTCACCAAGTCGCCGATGACCAAGAAGGCGCGCGAAGGGGTGATGGAGTTCCTGCTCATCAACCACCCGCTCGACTGCCCGATCTGCGACCAGGGCGGCGAATGCGACCTGCAGGACCAGGCGATGGCCTACGGCGTCGACTCGTCGCGCTTCGCCGAGAACAAGCGCGCCGTCGAGGACAAGTACATCGGCGTCATGGTGCGCACCTCGATGAACCGCTGCATCCACTGCACGCGGTGCGTCCGCTTCACCGCCGAGGTCGCCGGCACCGGCGACATGGGCGCGATCGGCCGCGGCGAGGACATGGAGATCACCACCTACCTCGAGAGCGCGATGGGCTCCGAGCTGCAGGGCAACGTCGCCGACCTCTGCCCGGTCGGCGCGCTGCTGCCGAAGCCCTACGCCTTCAAGGCGCGGCCGTGGGAGCTCACCAAGACGCAGTCCATCGACGTGATGGATGCTTTGGGCTCAAACATCCGCATCGACACGCGCGGCCGCGAGGTCATGCGCATCCTGCCCGTCGTCAACGACGCGGTGAACGAGGAGTGGATCTCCGACAAGACGCGCCAGGTCGTCGACGGGCTGAAGAGCCGGCGCCTGGACAAGCCGCTGGTCCGCAAGGCCGGCAAGCTGACGCCGGTCTCCTGGGCCGAGGCCTTCGCAGTCGTGGCCGAGAAGGTGAAGGCCGCCGCCCCGCAGAAGATCGGCGCCCTCGCCGGCGACCTCTGCGCGGTCGAGGACATGTTCGCGCTGCAGCAGCTCATGAAGCTGCTCGGCTCGCCGAACCTCGACTGCCGGCAGGACGGCGCCAAGCTCGACCCTTCGGCGGGACGCGCGTCCTACCTCTTCAACGCGACGGTCGCGGGGATCGAGGACGCCGATGCGATCCTGATCGTCGGCTCGAACCCGCGGCGGGAATCGCCCGTGCTCAACGCCCGCATCCGCAAGCGCTGGCTCAAAGGCGGCTTCCCCGTCGGCGTGATCGGCGAGCAGGCCGACCTCACCTATCCCTACAGCTATCTCGGTGCCGGGCCGGAGACGCTTGCCGACCTGCCCGCGGCTTTCGCCGAGGCGCTCGGCAAGGCCGCGCGGCCGCTGATCCTCGTTGGGCAGGGCGCGCTGGCGCGGGCGGACGGCGCCGCCGTCCTGGCGGCCGCCGCCAGGCACGGCGTCGTCTCGGTCCTCCATACGGCGGCGGCACGTGTCGGCGGCCTCGATCTCGGCTTCGTGCCGGGCGAGGGCGGCCTCGACGCGGCGGCGATGGCGGCGGGCGGCGCGCTCGACGTGCTGTTCAACCTCGGCGCCGACGAGCTCGCGATCGCGCCCGGCGCCTTCACGATCTACATCGGGACGCACGGCGACCGCGGCGCGGCGCGCGCCGACGTCGTGCTGCCGGCCGCCTGCTACACCGAGAAGTCCGGCACCTACGTCAACACCGAGGGCCGCGTGCAGCTCGCCGACCGCGCCAATTTCCCGCCCGGCGAGGCGCGCGAGGACTGGGCGATCCTGCGGGCGCTGTCGGCCGTCATCGGCAAGCCGCTGCCCTTCGACTCGCTCGCCGCGCTGCGCGCCAAGCTCTATGCCGCGCACCCGCACATGGCGCGGATCGACCAGATCGCGGAAGGGCCGGCCTTCGCCGCGCCGGCCGCCGGCGGCTCAATGAGCCGCGAGCCCTTCGTCTCGCCGATCGCCGACTTCTACCTCACGAACCCGATCGCCCGCGCGTCGAAGGTGATGCACGAGGCCTCGGCGCTCGCGCAGGGCGTCATGCGGCAGGCGGCGGAGTAG
- the nuoH gene encoding NADH:ubiquinone oxidoreductase, membrane subunit H (ID:RHAL1_01689;~source:Prodigal:2.6) — MDWLGLLLTLIKTVATLVILLIGIAYILLADRKIWAAVQLRKGPNVVGPFRLFQSFADLLKFVLKEPVIPAGANKGVFLLAPFVMGLLALSAWAIIPVAHGWAVADINVGTLYIFAISSLSVYGVIMGGWASNSKYPFLSALRSAAQMVSYEVSIGFVIVTVLLCAGSLNLTAIVQAQDTRFGLFGWYWLPLFPMFVIFFVSALAETNRPPFDLVEAESELVAGFMVEYSSSPYMLFMLAEYVAIMTMSALQVILFMGGWLSPIPFPPFTWVPGVIWFLIKILLVFFMFSMVKAFVPRYRYDQLMRLGWKVFLPLSLAFLVIVAAVLEFTGWGSVMAQ, encoded by the coding sequence ATGGACTGGCTCGGGCTCCTCCTCACCCTCATAAAGACCGTGGCGACGCTGGTCATCCTGCTGATCGGCATCGCCTACATCCTGCTCGCCGATCGCAAGATCTGGGCGGCAGTGCAGCTGCGCAAGGGACCGAACGTCGTCGGCCCCTTTCGCCTGTTCCAGAGCTTCGCCGACCTCCTCAAGTTCGTGCTCAAGGAGCCGGTGATCCCGGCCGGCGCCAACAAGGGCGTGTTCCTGCTCGCGCCCTTCGTCATGGGCCTGCTCGCGCTCTCCGCCTGGGCGATCATCCCGGTCGCGCACGGCTGGGCGGTGGCCGACATCAACGTCGGGACGCTCTACATCTTCGCGATCTCGTCGCTGTCGGTCTACGGCGTGATCATGGGCGGCTGGGCCTCGAACTCGAAGTACCCGTTCCTCTCGGCGCTGCGCTCGGCGGCGCAGATGGTCTCCTACGAGGTGTCGATCGGCTTCGTGATCGTGACCGTCCTGCTCTGCGCCGGCTCGCTCAACCTCACCGCCATCGTGCAGGCGCAGGACACGCGCTTCGGCCTCTTCGGCTGGTACTGGCTGCCGCTGTTCCCGATGTTCGTGATCTTCTTCGTCTCGGCGCTGGCGGAGACGAACCGGCCGCCGTTCGACCTCGTCGAGGCGGAGTCGGAGCTCGTCGCCGGCTTCATGGTCGAGTACTCGTCCTCGCCGTACATGCTGTTCATGCTCGCCGAGTACGTGGCGATCATGACCATGAGCGCGCTGCAGGTGATCCTGTTCATGGGCGGCTGGCTGTCGCCGATCCCGTTCCCGCCGTTTACCTGGGTGCCCGGCGTGATCTGGTTCCTGATCAAGATCCTGCTCGTCTTCTTCATGTTCTCCATGGTGAAGGCGTTCGTGCCGCGCTATCGCTACGACCAGCTGATGCGTCTCGGCTGGAAAGTCTTCCTGCCGCTGTCCCTCGCCTTCCTCGTCATCGTCGCCGCCGTGCTGGAGTTCACCGGCTGGGGCAGCGTGATGGCGCAATGA
- the nuoI gene encoding NADH-quinone oxidoreductase subunit I (ID:RHAL1_01690;~source:Prodigal:2.6): protein MKLDQAAKQLLLKEFVGAFFLSMRYFFKPKATINYPHEKNPMSPRYRGEHALRRYPNGEERCIACKLCEAICPAQAITIEAGPRRNDGTRRTTRYDIDMVKCIYCGFCQEACPVDAIVEGPNAEFATETREELYYDKARLLANGDRWEREIARNIAMDSPYR from the coding sequence ATGAAGCTCGACCAGGCCGCCAAGCAGCTGCTCCTCAAGGAGTTCGTCGGCGCGTTCTTCCTGTCGATGCGCTACTTCTTCAAGCCGAAGGCGACGATCAACTATCCGCACGAGAAGAACCCGATGTCGCCGCGCTACCGCGGCGAGCACGCGCTGCGCCGCTACCCCAACGGCGAGGAGCGCTGCATCGCGTGCAAGCTCTGCGAGGCGATCTGCCCGGCGCAGGCGATCACTATCGAGGCGGGGCCGCGCCGCAACGACGGCACGCGCCGCACCACGCGCTACGACATCGACATGGTGAAGTGCATCTACTGCGGCTTCTGCCAGGAGGCCTGCCCGGTCGATGCGATCGTCGAGGGCCCCAACGCCGAGTTCGCGACCGAGACGCGCGAGGAGCTCTACTACGACAAGGCGCGCCTGCTCGCGAACGGCGACCGCTGGGAGCGCGAGATCGCGCGCAACATCGCGATGGACTCGCCGTATCGATGA
- the nuoJ gene encoding NADH-quinone oxidoreductase subunit J (ID:RHAL1_01691;~source:Prodigal:2.6): MTAVPFFFYLFSIVLIASAFMVVTSKNPVHSVLFLILAFVNAAGLFLLLEAEFLAMILIVVYVGAVAVLFLFVVMMLDVDFAELRQGFLKYLPIGVMIGALLAVELIGVGILWSLGQGTIAQATTPAPVDLNNTTALGAVIYTQYLVLFQAAGLVLLTAMIGAIVLTLRHRPYVKRQSIPEQNARTPASAVQLHKVASRQGVDATTGVKEPA; encoded by the coding sequence ATGACCGCCGTCCCGTTCTTCTTCTACCTCTTCTCGATCGTGCTGATCGCCTCGGCGTTCATGGTCGTGACCTCGAAGAACCCCGTGCACTCGGTGCTCTTCCTCATCCTCGCCTTCGTCAACGCGGCGGGGCTGTTCCTGCTGCTCGAGGCCGAGTTCCTGGCGATGATCCTCATCGTCGTCTACGTCGGCGCGGTGGCGGTGCTGTTCCTGTTCGTCGTCATGATGCTCGACGTCGACTTCGCCGAGCTGCGCCAGGGCTTCCTCAAGTACCTGCCGATCGGCGTGATGATCGGCGCCCTGCTCGCGGTCGAGCTGATCGGCGTCGGCATCCTGTGGAGCCTGGGGCAGGGCACGATCGCGCAGGCGACGACGCCGGCGCCCGTCGACCTCAACAACACGACGGCGCTCGGTGCGGTGATCTACACGCAGTACCTCGTGCTGTTCCAGGCGGCCGGCCTCGTGCTCCTGACCGCTATGATCGGCGCGATCGTGCTGACGCTGCGCCATCGCCCCTACGTCAAGCGGCAGTCGATTCCCGAGCAGAACGCGCGCACGCCGGCCTCGGCCGTGCAGCTGCACAAGGTGGCCTCGCGACAGGGCGTCGACGCGACCACGGGCGTGAAGGAGCCGGCATGA
- the nuoK gene encoding NADH-quinone oxidoreductase subunit K (ID:RHAL1_01692;~source:Prodigal:2.6): protein MISLGHYLTVAAIVFTLGVAGIILNRKNIIVILMSVELILLSVNINLVAFSSFLHDLTGQVFALFILTVAAAEAAIGLAILVTYFRNAGTIAVEDINAMKG, encoded by the coding sequence ATGATCTCGCTCGGCCACTACCTCACCGTCGCGGCGATCGTCTTCACGCTCGGCGTCGCCGGCATCATCCTCAACCGCAAGAACATCATCGTCATCTTGATGTCGGTCGAGCTGATCCTGCTCTCGGTCAACATCAACCTCGTCGCCTTCTCGAGCTTCCTGCACGACCTCACGGGCCAGGTGTTCGCGCTGTTCATCCTCACGGTGGCGGCGGCGGAGGCGGCGATCGGGCTTGCGATCCTCGTCACCTACTTCCGCAACGCGGGGACGATCGCGGTCGAAGACATCAACGCGATGAAGGGCTGA